One window from the genome of Pseudomonadota bacterium encodes:
- a CDS encoding methyltransferase domain-containing protein codes for MKCRHCQTPLATSFIDLGSAPPSNAYLGKDDLKKPEKWYPLHILVCEHCWLVQTEDYADADELFSEDYAYFSSFSKSWLAHAENFVEKMQARFGLTDASHIVEIASNDGYLLQYVQERGIPCLGIEPTKSTAAASREKGIDTLEEFFGVALAERLAAEGKQADLTAANNVLAHVPDINDFVRGFSLLLKPSGVASFEFPHLMQLVTHGQFDTIYHEHYSYLSLTAVSHIFAANGLTVFDVEELPTHGGSLRVYACRADTEAHKVQDSVSALLAREKAAGMQTAAYYAGFQDKADKIKNDFLEFLLFAKREGKTVAGYGAAAKGNTLLNYAGIRPDLLPFVVDMNPAKQGKFLPGSRIPILPPAAIEERKPDFVIILPWNLRTEIAEQLAYIRSWDGQFVTAVPELEAA; via the coding sequence ATGAAATGCCGCCATTGCCAGACACCGCTTGCCACCAGCTTTATTGATCTTGGCAGTGCGCCGCCCTCCAACGCTTATCTTGGCAAAGATGATCTGAAAAAACCGGAGAAATGGTATCCGCTGCATATTCTGGTCTGCGAACATTGCTGGCTGGTGCAGACGGAAGATTACGCCGATGCTGATGAGCTGTTTTCCGAGGATTACGCCTATTTCAGCTCTTTTTCCAAATCATGGCTGGCCCATGCCGAGAATTTTGTTGAAAAAATGCAGGCGCGTTTCGGTCTGACGGATGCAAGCCATATCGTTGAAATCGCTTCCAATGACGGTTATCTGCTGCAATATGTGCAGGAACGCGGCATTCCCTGTCTGGGGATCGAGCCGACGAAAAGCACGGCCGCCGCCTCCCGCGAGAAAGGCATCGATACGCTGGAAGAATTTTTTGGTGTGGCACTGGCGGAGCGCCTTGCCGCGGAAGGTAAACAGGCTGATCTGACCGCCGCCAATAACGTGCTGGCGCATGTGCCGGATATCAATGATTTCGTGCGCGGCTTTTCTCTTCTTTTGAAACCCTCCGGCGTGGCCAGTTTTGAATTTCCGCATCTGATGCAGCTGGTCACACATGGCCAGTTTGATACGATTTATCACGAACATTATTCCTATCTGTCGCTGACGGCGGTCAGTCATATTTTTGCCGCAAACGGATTGACGGTTTTTGATGTCGAGGAATTGCCGACCCATGGCGGCAGTCTGCGCGTCTATGCCTGCCGCGCCGATACGGAAGCACATAAGGTTCAGGACAGTGTCAGCGCATTGCTAGCGCGGGAAAAAGCCGCCGGAATGCAAACAGCCGCTTACTATGCCGGATTTCAGGACAAGGCCGATAAAATCAAAAACGACTTTCTGGAATTTCTGCTTTTCGCCAAACGTGAGGGCAAAACCGTTGCCGGTTATGGCGCGGCGGCAAAAGGCAATACTTTGCTGAATTACGCAGGTATCCGTCCTGATCTGCTGCCCTTCGTGGTCGATATGAACCCCGCCAAGCAGGGTAAATTTCTGCCGGGCAGCCGTATTCCGATCCTGCCGCCCGCAGCAATTGAAGAGAGAAAGCCGGATTTCGTGATTATTCTGCCGTGGAATCTGCGTACGGAAATTGCCGAACAACTGGCTTATATCCGCAGCTGGGACGGTCAATTTGTGACCGCCGTACCGGAACTGGAGGCGGCATGA
- a CDS encoding methyltransferase, whose translation MIPPANTYVKNKSVLHKLGLCKLPYRMSCDYRGDGFGTKGKSLQFMEDPKFKQAWDYTAARHLATTGLKAPDVRWRAHTAIWAAQNGLRLEGDFVECGVFTGLLSMMICRYFGFENTDRNFWLFDTWSGVPVDGVSEAERKVADGNNKSYYHRDGVFEAVTESFAPFPHVRMIQGMLPETLAQADIQKIAYLSIDLNNADYEKACIDILWPKLSTGAVILLDDYGFAAYRPQQEMWDNFAAAQGRSIATLPTGQGILIK comes from the coding sequence ATGATCCCCCCCGCAAACACATATGTAAAGAATAAGTCTGTTTTACACAAACTCGGCCTGTGCAAACTTCCTTACCGTATGTCCTGTGACTACCGCGGTGACGGTTTCGGCACCAAGGGAAAATCTTTACAGTTTATGGAAGACCCCAAATTTAAACAGGCTTGGGACTACACCGCTGCACGCCATCTCGCGACAACGGGTCTGAAAGCACCCGATGTCCGCTGGCGTGCCCATACGGCAATCTGGGCGGCGCAAAACGGTTTACGGCTTGAGGGAGATTTCGTCGAATGCGGCGTTTTCACCGGTCTGCTATCAATGATGATCTGCCGCTATTTCGGGTTCGAGAACACCGACAGAAATTTCTGGCTTTTTGATACATGGTCAGGTGTTCCTGTTGACGGCGTTTCCGAAGCAGAAAGAAAAGTCGCTGATGGCAATAACAAGAGTTATTACCACCGCGATGGTGTCTTCGAAGCCGTAACGGAATCCTTTGCGCCCTTCCCGCATGTGCGCATGATACAAGGCATGTTACCGGAAACACTTGCACAGGCCGATATTCAAAAAATCGCCTATCTTTCCATTGACCTGAATAATGCGGATTACGAGAAAGCCTGTATAGATATTCTTTGGCCAAAACTATCAACAGGTGCTGTTATATTATTAGATGATTACGGTTTTGCCGCTTACCGTCCGCAGCAGGAAATGTGGGATAATTTCGCAGCCGCACAAGGGCGCAGCATCGCCACGCTTCCGACAGGGCAAGGTATTCTTATCAAATAA
- a CDS encoding TRAP transporter substrate-binding protein, protein MKRRSFLKKAALAGIAAPVAAASSFPAPAIAKDKLRWSMTTTWPKNFPGLGTAANRLAQEITRASDDRLEIRVYGAGEIVPAFDAMDAVSNGTVEMGHGAPYYWKGKAPAAQFLASIPFGLTAQEQNAWLDFGGGQELADEIYAGMGCKFFAAGNTGVQMAGWYNREINSIADFQGLKIRLPGLGGEVLKALGATVVNLPGGELLPAIQSGTIDAIEWVGPYNDVSFGLHRAAKYYYAPGWHEPATILDSFINLKAWQALPADLQAIVENAARAANQYVLNELMARNAEFLRILQEKHKIVPRQLSPEILKNIRKAAEKVVGELAAQDAVSKRLYDSVSAFQAMAAPWSALSETAYLTARGA, encoded by the coding sequence CTGAAACGCCGTTCCTTTCTGAAAAAAGCCGCACTTGCCGGTATCGCCGCCCCTGTTGCGGCGGCGTCAAGCTTTCCGGCACCGGCAATTGCCAAAGATAAACTGCGCTGGAGCATGACGACGACATGGCCGAAGAACTTCCCCGGTCTCGGCACGGCGGCAAACCGTCTGGCACAGGAAATCACTCGCGCCTCTGACGACCGTCTGGAAATTCGCGTCTATGGTGCGGGCGAGATTGTACCGGCCTTTGACGCAATGGATGCGGTGTCAAACGGCACCGTGGAAATGGGGCATGGCGCGCCCTATTACTGGAAGGGCAAAGCCCCTGCCGCACAGTTTCTGGCCAGCATCCCTTTTGGACTGACGGCACAGGAGCAGAATGCCTGGCTTGATTTTGGCGGCGGACAGGAGCTGGCGGACGAGATTTATGCTGGAATGGGCTGCAAGTTTTTTGCCGCAGGCAATACCGGCGTGCAGATGGCGGGATGGTATAACCGCGAGATCAACAGCATTGCCGATTTTCAAGGGTTGAAAATCCGTCTACCCGGTCTGGGCGGTGAAGTGTTAAAGGCGCTGGGGGCAACCGTGGTCAATCTGCCGGGCGGGGAATTACTGCCTGCCATTCAGTCCGGCACGATTGACGCCATTGAATGGGTCGGCCCTTATAATGATGTCTCTTTCGGGCTACACCGCGCGGCAAAATACTATTATGCACCCGGCTGGCATGAACCGGCGACGATTCTGGACAGTTTTATTAATCTGAAGGCATGGCAGGCTTTGCCTGCGGATTTGCAGGCTATTGTTGAAAATGCCGCCCGCGCGGCGAATCAGTATGTTTTGAACGAATTAATGGCCAGGAATGCTGAATTTCTGCGGATTTTGCAGGAAAAGCACAAGATTGTGCCGCGGCAACTATCTCCCGAGATTCTGAAAAACATCAGAAAAGCGGCGGAAAAGGTCGTCGGGGAGCTTGCTGCGCAAGATGCTGTCAGTAAAAGACTTTATGACAGCGTATCCGCCTTTCAGGCCATGGCGGCACCATGGAGCGCACTCTCCGAAACGGCCTATCTGACGGCGCGCGGCGCGTAG
- the cysN gene encoding sulfate adenylyltransferase subunit CysN: MQGRQTQVVKPSFKHKKQLQMATASAQDVLRFIICGSVDDGKSTLIGRLLYESKKIFDDQLYALENDSKRFGTTGEKIDFALLVDGLAAEREQGITIDVAYRYFSTEKRKFIVADTPGHEQYTRNMATGASTAELAVVIVDARKGVLEQTRRHSMIVSMMGIRNVILAVNKMDMMEYDEAVFHNIVQDYMHSAASLGIENVTAIPISALQGDNVTKLSPKMPWYGAYVLLEALENAEIRKDVKDAPFRMAVQWVNRPHSDFRGYAGRIASGAAYPGMSVKIMPSGRQTTVTRIVTYDGDLPEAVAGQSITLKLADEVDISRGDVLCSAENPVPVADQFETKLVWFSDRPMVSSRQYILQAGTASLFCTPSKPKYIYDMETFECKAGKTLAMNDIGICEIALDRPLVFEPYQDNHVLGSFILIDRMTNETVAAGMINHSLRRATNVHMHASNVNKSSRSLVKGQQPCVLWMTGLSGSGKSTIANIVEAKLTAMGRHTMLLDGDNLRHGLNRDLGFTDQDRAENIRRVAEVSKLMTEAGLIVLAAFISPFRAERDMARQLIGTEEFIEIFVDTPLAVAEQRDVKGLYKKARAGEIPNFTGIGSPYEPPEKPTIHLQTEESDAEHLAEHVISFMEERGFLGDEG, translated from the coding sequence ATGCAGGGACGACAAACACAGGTGGTGAAGCCATCCTTTAAGCATAAAAAGCAATTGCAGATGGCAACTGCTTCTGCACAGGACGTTCTGCGTTTCATTATCTGCGGCTCTGTTGATGACGGCAAATCAACCTTGATAGGACGCCTTTTATATGAATCGAAAAAGATTTTCGATGATCAGCTTTATGCGCTGGAAAATGATTCGAAGCGATTTGGAACGACAGGAGAAAAGATAGATTTCGCTCTGTTGGTCGACGGGCTTGCTGCAGAGAGAGAGCAGGGCATTACGATTGATGTAGCTTACCGTTATTTTTCGACTGAGAAACGGAAATTTATCGTTGCAGATACCCCCGGCCATGAACAATACACACGCAATATGGCCACTGGTGCCTCTACAGCAGAACTGGCAGTTGTTATTGTCGATGCCCGTAAAGGTGTGTTGGAGCAAACGCGTCGACACAGCATGATCGTCTCCATGATGGGAATTCGGAATGTTATTCTGGCCGTTAACAAGATGGATATGATGGAATATGATGAGGCTGTTTTCCACAATATTGTACAAGATTATATGCATTCTGCCGCATCTCTTGGAATAGAAAATGTCACGGCAATACCTATTTCAGCACTTCAAGGCGATAATGTCACAAAGCTTTCCCCAAAAATGCCCTGGTATGGCGCGTATGTGTTGCTGGAGGCGCTGGAGAATGCGGAAATACGAAAAGATGTAAAAGATGCCCCATTCCGTATGGCTGTGCAATGGGTAAATAGACCTCATTCAGATTTCCGCGGATATGCCGGAAGAATTGCATCCGGGGCAGCTTATCCGGGAATGTCGGTAAAGATCATGCCATCGGGGCGGCAGACGACAGTCACGCGTATTGTGACGTATGACGGTGATTTACCCGAAGCTGTGGCGGGACAATCCATCACTCTAAAATTGGCAGATGAGGTCGATATCTCGCGCGGCGATGTGTTATGCTCTGCAGAAAATCCGGTTCCTGTCGCGGATCAATTTGAAACAAAACTGGTCTGGTTTTCTGACAGGCCGATGGTTTCCAGCCGCCAATACATATTGCAGGCGGGGACGGCATCACTTTTTTGCACACCGAGCAAGCCAAAATATATCTACGACATGGAAACGTTTGAATGCAAAGCGGGAAAAACACTCGCCATGAATGATATTGGTATTTGCGAAATCGCGCTGGATCGCCCGCTGGTCTTTGAACCTTATCAGGACAACCATGTTCTGGGCTCTTTTATTCTGATTGACCGCATGACCAATGAAACCGTAGCGGCAGGTATGATTAATCATTCACTACGGCGTGCAACTAATGTGCATATGCATGCATCAAACGTCAATAAATCCTCACGCAGCCTCGTAAAAGGACAACAACCTTGCGTATTGTGGATGACAGGCTTATCCGGTTCGGGAAAATCGACAATTGCCAATATCGTTGAGGCGAAACTGACGGCGATGGGGCGGCATACGATGCTGCTGGACGGTGATAATCTGCGCCATGGGCTGAACCGTGATTTGGGTTTCACCGATCAGGACCGGGCCGAAAATATACGCCGTGTTGCTGAAGTCAGTAAGTTGATGACGGAGGCAGGTCTCATTGTTCTGGCTGCTTTTATTTCCCCCTTCCGCGCAGAGCGTGATATGGCGCGGCAGCTGATCGGTACGGAAGAGTTTATCGAAATTTTTGTCGATACACCACTGGCTGTCGCTGAACAACGCGATGTAAAAGGCTTATATAAAAAAGCGCGTGCCGGTGAAATTCCTAATTTTACAGGCATAGGAAGTCCTTATGAGCCGCCTGAAAAACCGACGATTCATTTGCAGACAGAAGAGAGTGATGCCGAACATCTGGCGGAACATGTTATTTCTTTCATGGAAGAACGAGGCTTCCTTGGAGATGAGGGGTGA
- the dnaK gene encoding molecular chaperone DnaK produces the protein MGKVIGIDLGTTNSCLSVLEGGSYKILENQEGERTTPSIVAFTKDGECLVGDPAKRQAVTNAQNTLYAIKRLIGRRFDDEKTKELQSKVPYKIVEADNGDAWVEIDGKKMSPSEVSARILQKLKKAAEDYLGEEVTDAVITVPAYFDDSQRQATKDAGTIAGLNVLRVVNEPTAAALAYGLKKSGDSKVVVYDLGGGTFDVSILELTEDEGEQTFSVLSTNGDTFLGGEDFDNRIIDHLAEEFAKSNDGMDLKKDQLALQRLKEAAEDAKKKLSTGQSYQVNIPYITADASGPKHLDVTITRSTLENLVGDLIEKSIGPCKQALADAGLTMNDIDEVILVGGMTRMPKVRETVKNFFGKEPNKSVNPDEVVSAGAALQGGIISGHIDNALLVDVTPLNIGVEVEGGLMDVLIKANSPMPCEGKDIYTTAKDNQMDVEVQLFQGNRAQAKDNRPLGTFCLELPPGTKKGEPEIELTARIDANGILNVSAMDKSTGQKADITIKANSGLSEDQIEAMQQDAEANAAKDKEVLEKAEFSNKIEAALNVIDKVKTKEYYTEAKEDLQKGFNEAAEKLQTVKGSDNVKELKEAYTAFQEKLEELGKAFTAAKQAEQAAKTGKDTAAPAANADEAEKKAPKTGGGATPK, from the coding sequence ATGGGTAAGGTCATCGGGATCGATTTGGGAACAACGAACTCCTGTCTCTCTGTGTTAGAGGGTGGTTCATACAAGATTTTGGAAAACCAGGAGGGCGAACGCACGACCCCTTCTATTGTCGCGTTTACAAAAGACGGCGAATGCCTTGTCGGTGACCCGGCAAAGCGTCAGGCGGTTACCAACGCACAGAACACGCTTTATGCGATTAAACGTTTGATCGGTCGTCGTTTTGACGACGAGAAAACGAAAGAGCTGCAAAGCAAAGTCCCTTATAAAATTGTGGAAGCCGATAACGGCGATGCATGGGTCGAAATCGACGGCAAGAAAATGTCGCCGTCCGAGGTTAGCGCCCGTATCCTGCAAAAACTGAAAAAAGCCGCAGAAGACTATCTTGGTGAAGAAGTCACGGATGCCGTTATTACGGTTCCGGCTTATTTTGACGATAGTCAGCGTCAGGCAACGAAAGATGCCGGTACGATTGCCGGTCTGAACGTCCTTCGTGTCGTGAACGAGCCGACGGCTGCCGCACTTGCCTATGGTCTGAAAAAATCCGGCGACAGCAAAGTCGTTGTTTATGACCTTGGCGGTGGTACATTTGACGTTTCCATTCTGGAACTCACCGAAGACGAAGGCGAGCAGACCTTTAGCGTTCTCTCCACAAATGGTGACACCTTCCTGGGTGGTGAAGATTTTGACAACCGCATCATCGACCATTTGGCCGAAGAATTTGCCAAAAGCAATGACGGCATGGATCTGAAGAAAGACCAGCTGGCACTGCAACGTCTGAAAGAAGCTGCGGAAGATGCCAAGAAAAAACTGTCCACGGGACAAAGCTATCAGGTCAATATTCCGTACATTACGGCTGATGCAAGCGGACCGAAACACCTTGATGTCACGATTACGCGTTCGACGCTGGAAAATCTCGTCGGCGATTTGATCGAAAAATCAATCGGCCCGTGCAAACAGGCGCTGGCGGATGCCGGTCTGACGATGAATGATATCGACGAAGTCATTCTGGTCGGCGGTATGACCCGTATGCCGAAAGTCCGCGAGACGGTGAAAAACTTCTTCGGTAAAGAACCGAATAAGAGTGTGAACCCCGATGAAGTGGTTTCCGCAGGTGCGGCACTGCAAGGCGGTATCATCTCCGGTCATATCGATAACGCACTTCTGGTTGATGTCACGCCGCTGAATATCGGTGTTGAAGTTGAAGGCGGCTTGATGGATGTCCTGATTAAGGCGAACTCGCCGATGCCGTGTGAAGGCAAGGATATTTATACAACGGCCAAAGACAATCAGATGGATGTTGAAGTTCAACTGTTCCAGGGTAACCGCGCACAGGCGAAAGACAACCGCCCGCTGGGAACCTTCTGTCTTGAACTGCCGCCCGGCACGAAAAAAGGCGAGCCGGAAATTGAACTGACGGCCCGTATCGATGCCAACGGTATTCTGAATGTTTCCGCGATGGATAAATCCACGGGACAGAAAGCCGATATCACGATTAAAGCCAATAGCGGCCTGTCCGAAGACCAGATCGAGGCAATGCAGCAAGACGCGGAAGCCAATGCTGCGAAAGATAAGGAAGTCCTTGAGAAAGCTGAATTCAGCAACAAAATCGAGGCGGCCCTGAACGTGATCGATAAGGTCAAAACCAAAGAATATTATACGGAAGCAAAAGAAGATTTGCAGAAAGGCTTTAATGAGGCCGCAGAAAAACTGCAAACCGTCAAAGGCTCCGATAATGTTAAGGAACTGAAAGAAGCCTATACGGCCTTCCAGGAAAAACTGGAAGAGCTCGGCAAAGCCTTCACGGCCGCAAAACAGGCCGAGCAGGCAGCAAAAACGGGCAAAGACACGGCAGCACCCGCAGCAAATGCTGATGAAGCCGAGAAAAAAGCACCGAAAACGGGTGGCGGTGCAACCCCGAAATAA
- the cysD gene encoding sulfate adenylyltransferase subunit CysD, translating into MACQSLESESIYILREVVARCENPVMMYSIGKDSAVMLHLAMKAFYPAKPPFPLLHVDTTWKFREMISFRDRVAAVSGMELIVHVNEDGVRQNISPLNGNSSLYTDIMKTEGLKQALNKYGFDAAICGSRRDEEKSRAKERIFSFRDTHHHWDPKNQRPELWDVYNTRKQKGESIRVFPLSNWTELDVWQYIKDEGIDVVPLYFAKKRPIVERDGALIMADDKRLPLLPGEKPQMRCVRFRTLGCYPLTGAVESDADTLEKIIDEMCVATTSERQGRLIDHDSSASMEKKKREGYF; encoded by the coding sequence ATGGCTTGCCAATCCCTTGAATCTGAAAGCATTTACATCCTTCGTGAGGTTGTAGCCCGGTGTGAAAATCCCGTGATGATGTACTCGATCGGTAAGGATAGTGCCGTCATGTTACATCTGGCGATGAAGGCATTTTATCCTGCAAAACCGCCATTCCCGCTGTTACATGTCGATACGACATGGAAGTTTCGCGAGATGATCTCTTTTCGGGATCGCGTGGCGGCAGTAAGCGGTATGGAGCTGATTGTGCATGTCAATGAAGACGGTGTACGGCAGAATATCTCTCCCTTAAACGGAAATAGCAGTCTTTATACCGATATTATGAAGACGGAAGGGTTAAAGCAGGCGCTGAATAAATATGGCTTTGACGCGGCGATCTGCGGTAGCCGTCGTGATGAGGAAAAGTCGCGTGCCAAGGAGCGTATTTTTTCATTTCGTGATACGCATCACCATTGGGATCCTAAAAATCAACGTCCCGAATTGTGGGATGTCTATAATACACGCAAGCAGAAAGGCGAAAGTATTCGGGTTTTTCCACTATCAAATTGGACAGAGCTGGATGTCTGGCAATATATAAAAGACGAAGGCATTGATGTTGTGCCGCTGTATTTTGCGAAGAAACGTCCCATCGTTGAACGTGATGGAGCATTGATCATGGCGGATGACAAGCGTCTTCCGCTCTTGCCGGGAGAAAAGCCGCAGATGCGCTGTGTGCGCTTTCGTACGCTGGGTTGTTATCCTTTGACGGGGGCGGTGGAATCCGATGCAGACACACTTGAAAAAATTATCGACGAGATGTGCGTTGCGACAACATCGGAACGTCAAGGGCGTCTGATTGACCATGACAGCTCAGCATCTATGGAGAAAAAGAAACGCGAGGGATATTTCTGA
- a CDS encoding acyltransferase has translation MSIEISPTARVSAQADIEDSTRGTRIVIGDDSMVDSFVKIKPVGGNGDVIIGARSYINSGCVFYSGNGITIGDDVAIAANCVFAPVNHAYEEKDRPIREQRFKPSKGGIIIEDDVWIGAGCILLDGTILRKGCVIGAMSLVRGEIPAYSINAGNPLKMIGQRK, from the coding sequence ATGAGCATCGAAATTTCTCCGACGGCACGCGTTTCCGCACAGGCCGATATTGAAGACAGCACACGCGGCACGCGCATCGTCATCGGCGATGACAGCATGGTCGACAGCTTTGTCAAAATCAAACCGGTCGGCGGCAACGGCGATGTCATTATCGGCGCGCGCAGTTATATCAATTCCGGCTGTGTGTTTTATTCCGGCAACGGCATTACCATCGGCGATGATGTGGCGATTGCCGCCAATTGCGTCTTTGCGCCGGTCAATCATGCTTATGAGGAAAAAGACCGTCCGATCCGCGAACAGCGTTTCAAACCCAGCAAAGGCGGCATTATCATTGAAGATGATGTCTGGATCGGCGCAGGCTGTATTCTGCTGGACGGTACAATTCTGCGCAAAGGCTGCGTCATCGGTGCCATGTCATTGGTGCGCGGTGAAATTCCGGCCTATAGCATCAATGCAGGCAATCCCTTGAAAATGATCGGACAGAGAAAATGA
- a CDS encoding NAD(P)-dependent oxidoreductase codes for MTSFTVLGASGFVGRHLTAHLQAQGHDVAAPSRDTSTLHGKNLGHVIYCIGLTGNFRQQPFDTIEAHVGVLSALLQNTVFDSWLYLSSTRVYGGLDVEDTASEESMLPAKPSADALYDYSKLLGESLCLTIDHPAMRVARLSNVYGIGQSPHTFLGSLTTDLKETGTATILDNPASSKDYVSIDDVVPLLEKIALSGKQKIYNVASGTQTRCDMLADAIHALGYDIGFAETAPPPRAFPKIDIARIANEFDFSPRLIQDDLPFLLTKEENDDTGCKQSDRGV; via the coding sequence ATGACCTCTTTCACGGTTTTGGGAGCCAGCGGTTTTGTCGGCCGCCACTTAACGGCGCATCTGCAGGCGCAAGGGCATGATGTTGCCGCGCCGTCCCGCGACACGTCCACACTGCACGGAAAAAATCTCGGCCATGTTATTTACTGTATCGGCCTGACGGGTAATTTCCGGCAGCAGCCCTTTGACACGATTGAAGCTCATGTCGGCGTTTTATCGGCGTTGCTGCAAAACACGGTTTTTGACTCATGGCTTTATCTTTCAAGCACGCGCGTTTATGGCGGGCTTGACGTTGAGGATACTGCTTCCGAGGAGAGCATGCTTCCGGCAAAGCCTTCCGCAGATGCGCTGTATGATTACAGCAAGCTGCTCGGTGAATCCCTGTGCCTGACCATCGATCATCCCGCCATGCGGGTCGCCCGTCTGTCCAATGTTTACGGCATCGGGCAAAGTCCGCATACTTTTCTGGGATCACTGACAACAGACCTGAAAGAAACGGGCACAGCGACAATCCTTGACAATCCGGCATCATCAAAAGATTACGTCTCCATAGATGATGTCGTACCCTTGCTGGAAAAAATCGCACTCTCCGGCAAACAGAAAATTTACAATGTCGCCAGCGGCACACAAACGCGTTGCGATATGCTGGCTGATGCCATCCATGCGCTGGGATATGATATCGGCTTTGCCGAAACCGCCCCGCCGCCCCGTGCCTTTCCGAAAATCGACATTGCGCGCATTGCAAATGAATTTGATTTTTCACCCCGTTTAATACAAGATGACTTACCGTTTTTACTGACAAAGGAAGAGAATGATGACACAGGCTGCAAACAATCCGATCGTGGCGTTTGA
- a CDS encoding cephalosporin hydroxylase: MTQAANNPIVAFEEEKSALIESYGNDDAWKKLSGDWLRTAFEKKYMYNFSFMGRPIIQTPVDMIALHEIIWDVQPDLIIEAGIAHGGSIIFSAAMLELNAACGGPADAGVLAIDIDIRAHNRDAIENHPMAKRITMLEGSSTSQEIIDQVHDATKGKKKVLVILDSNHTHEHVMAELEAYAPLTSVGSYCIVFDTIVEDLPADMWPDRPWSPGDNPKTAVWEYLKSHPEFEIDQKMDNKLMISVAPNGYLKRVK; the protein is encoded by the coding sequence ATGACACAGGCTGCAAACAATCCGATCGTGGCGTTTGAAGAAGAGAAATCGGCTTTGATCGAAAGTTACGGCAATGACGACGCATGGAAGAAACTGTCCGGCGACTGGCTGCGTACCGCTTTTGAAAAGAAATACATGTATAATTTCTCTTTCATGGGGCGTCCGATTATCCAGACCCCGGTTGATATGATTGCCCTGCATGAAATTATCTGGGACGTACAGCCGGATTTGATTATCGAGGCAGGCATCGCTCATGGCGGCTCTATCATTTTTTCCGCAGCGATGCTGGAACTGAATGCGGCCTGCGGCGGCCCCGCTGATGCCGGCGTGTTGGCGATTGATATTGATATCCGCGCCCATAACCGTGATGCCATTGAAAACCATCCGATGGCAAAACGCATTACCATGCTGGAAGGCTCCAGTACCTCGCAGGAGATTATTGATCAGGTGCATGATGCCACCAAGGGCAAGAAGAAGGTTCTGGTTATTCTGGATTCCAACCATACGCATGAACATGTGATGGCGGAGCTGGAAGCCTATGCGCCGCTGACCAGTGTCGGCAGCTATTGCATTGTTTTTGACACGATTGTCGAAGACCTGCCCGCCGATATGTGGCCCGACCGCCCGTGGAGCCCCGGCGATAATCCGAAAACTGCGGTCTGGGAATATCTGAAATCCCATCCCGAATTTGAGATTGATCAGAAAATGGATAACAAATTGATGATTTCCGTTGCGCCGAATGGTTATTTAAAGAGGGTCAAATGA
- the rfbC gene encoding dTDP-4-dehydrorhamnose 3,5-epimerase — protein sequence MGERFSFHTTPISGLWQIVRNDFSDERGVFAKLFSANDFKKIGLTRPIVQINHSLSRKKGTVRGLHFQHPPYAETRIISCTAGRVFDVAVDLRPQSPSYLKWYGVELSPEKKNALVIPEGFAHGFQTLEDDCELIYLHTGNYEPEAEDALNIADPVLAIDWPLPPKGLSARDEAHKMLADREFAGIDL from the coding sequence ATGGGCGAACGGTTTTCCTTTCACACCACTCCGATCAGCGGCTTGTGGCAAATTGTCCGGAATGATTTTTCCGATGAGCGCGGCGTTTTCGCCAAGCTTTTTTCCGCTAATGATTTCAAAAAGATCGGCCTGACACGCCCGATCGTGCAAATCAACCATTCGCTGTCACGCAAGAAAGGCACGGTGCGCGGCTTACATTTTCAGCATCCGCCCTATGCCGAAACACGGATTATTTCCTGCACGGCAGGGCGTGTATTCGATGTTGCCGTTGATCTGCGCCCGCAATCGCCATCCTATCTGAAATGGTACGGCGTGGAACTGTCGCCTGAAAAAAAGAACGCGCTGGTTATTCCCGAAGGTTTCGCCCATGGTTTTCAAACGCTAGAAGATGATTGCGAACTGATCTATCTGCATACCGGCAATTACGAACCCGAAGCCGAAGACGCGTTAAATATCGCCGATCCGGTATTGGCCATCGACTGGCCGCTACCGCCCAAGGGCTTGTCAGCACGCGACGAGGCGCATAAAATGCTGGCGGATCGCGAATTTGCCGGAATCGACTTATAA